In the Actinomycetota bacterium genome, one interval contains:
- a CDS encoding UDP-N-acetylmuramoyl-L-alanyl-D-glutamate--2,6-diaminopimelate ligase, protein MAKFRHQVKSGQPLLLSGDTVSANLVQPTTLAQLARELEFEHALDAQIVGLTHDSRAVQPGFLYVAIPGLTHHGIEFLAEAVSRGAVAVASDAHGCEILAKENFPWLKLSSPRADMATIAAELYGNPQSKLRIIGVTGTNGKTTVTQMMQSLLSEHGSSVGTIGTLGAFIGEYKIPSARTTPESTDLFSILAEMVAKNVDTVCMEVSSHALELERVAGITFDLAIFTNLTQDHLDFHGTMEHYFWAKAKLFTGGKSKIAVIYRDDNWGRQLLNVTDAESIISVGQDGDWQITSAKTELAGSTTFTLHGPSGVYSIELPMYGLFNTVNASLCLAACANLGIDPDEVKVAFANLAQVPGRMQIVGQRNGALALVDYAHTPDAVEKVLSEIRNANPTRLITVLGCGGNRDSSKRAIMGQVSAELSDVLIITDDNPRFEDPAEIRSAIFKGTVGLPTQVIEIGDRRAAINHALSIAQTGDVIAVLGKGHELGQEANGVIAEFDDVAVILESLSDA, encoded by the coding sequence AAATAGTTGGGTTGACTCATGATTCTAGAGCGGTTCAACCTGGTTTCCTTTATGTCGCCATCCCGGGACTAACTCATCATGGAATCGAATTTCTTGCTGAGGCGGTTAGCCGAGGAGCGGTTGCAGTGGCTAGCGATGCACATGGTTGCGAGATTCTTGCAAAAGAGAATTTCCCTTGGCTAAAACTTTCATCACCTCGAGCCGACATGGCTACCATTGCCGCTGAGCTATACGGGAATCCGCAGTCTAAATTGCGGATAATTGGCGTCACGGGAACTAATGGAAAGACAACTGTCACTCAGATGATGCAATCTTTACTTAGCGAACATGGGAGTAGCGTTGGTACCATCGGCACGCTTGGCGCTTTCATTGGCGAATATAAAATTCCAAGCGCCAGAACTACTCCCGAATCCACAGATCTTTTTTCAATCCTTGCTGAGATGGTGGCAAAAAATGTGGACACTGTTTGCATGGAAGTTTCAAGCCACGCATTGGAGTTAGAGCGAGTTGCTGGTATCACTTTCGATTTGGCAATCTTCACAAATTTAACGCAGGATCATTTGGATTTCCATGGAACAATGGAGCATTACTTCTGGGCAAAGGCCAAACTATTTACTGGCGGAAAAAGCAAGATCGCAGTTATTTACAGAGATGATAATTGGGGCCGGCAGTTACTCAATGTTACTGACGCAGAATCCATCATCTCGGTTGGCCAAGATGGTGATTGGCAGATTACTTCAGCAAAAACGGAACTTGCTGGCAGCACCACTTTCACGCTACACGGACCCAGTGGGGTTTATTCAATTGAACTTCCAATGTATGGATTATTTAACACCGTAAATGCATCGCTCTGTTTAGCGGCGTGCGCCAACTTAGGTATTGATCCTGATGAGGTGAAAGTCGCGTTCGCAAATTTGGCTCAAGTCCCGGGTCGGATGCAGATAGTCGGGCAACGAAATGGTGCATTAGCCCTGGTGGACTACGCACACACACCGGATGCGGTCGAAAAAGTGCTAAGTGAAATTAGAAATGCAAACCCAACTCGCTTAATAACAGTTCTGGGTTGTGGCGGTAACCGCGATTCCAGTAAACGGGCAATAATGGGTCAAGTATCGGCTGAATTATCGGATGTCTTGATAATCACCGATGATAATCCACGATTCGAAGATCCAGCAGAAATCCGGTCCGCAATATTTAAAGGCACCGTTGGTCTGCCAACCCAGGTAATTGAAATTGGTGATCGACGGGCTGCTATTAATCACGCACTTTCTATAGCGCAGACTGGAGATGTGATCGCAGTTTTGGGTAAAGGGCATGAGCTAGGTCAAGAGGCAAATGGTGTGATTGCTGAATTCGATGATGTTGCCGTGATTTTAGAAAGTCTTTCGGATGCTTAA